From the genome of Miscanthus floridulus cultivar M001 chromosome 10, ASM1932011v1, whole genome shotgun sequence, one region includes:
- the LOC136485625 gene encoding uncharacterized protein isoform X1: protein MADQLLRMAAARRNAKDQCKEIKDIAYSAGRDLMAQRGNINNSSRVMAKLDALEESIGRARRLVTDCGKNDGNIMEQVWRLFTAEDISKELQQVKEDMLLKWAKANSAFIKDHGMAPNANPAGHRPPQLQQERSMLHISKDIIQYCLNVRGYISMHPRAPWRMHIRLHISKDIIQYCLNVRGYISMHPRGPWRMHIRGHISKDIIQYCLNVRGYISMHPRGPWRMHIGGPWSVHMGGPRYVHIQIVDGTRCQTIEAMETYADTGRN from the exons ATGGCGGATCAGCTTCTCCGTATGGCCGCGGCCCGTCGCAACGCCAAGGATCAGTGCAAAGAAATTAAGGATATAGCGTATAGCGCCGGTAGGGATCTGATGGCCCAGAGGGGGAACATAAACAATAGCTCCCGTGTGATGGCTAAACTGGATGCTCTGGAGGAGTCCATCGGCCGCGCCCGCAGGCTCGTCACGGACTGCGGGAAAAATGATGGAAACATTATGGAGCAAGTGTGGCGTCTCTTCACGGCGGAAGACATATCGAAAGAGCTGCAGCAGGTAAAGGAAGATATGTTGCTGAAATGGGCGAAGGCGAACTCCGCCTTCATCAAGGACCACGGCATGGCGCCCAACGCTAATCCCGCTGGTCACCGTCCGCCCCAACTGCAACAGGAG AGGAGCATGCTCCACATCAGCAAGGACATCATCCAATATTGCCTCAACGTCAGAGGCTATATCAGTATGCACCCCCGAGCCCCGTGGCGAATGCACATCAGACTCCACATCAGCAAGGACATCATCCAATATTGCCTCAACGTCAGAGGCTATATCAGTATGCACCCCAGAGGCCCGTGGCGAATGCACATCAGAGGCCACATCAGCAAGGACATCATCCAATATTGCCTCAACGTCAGAGGCTATATCAGTATGCACCCCAGAGGCCCGTGGCGAATGCACATCGGAGGCCCGTGGAGCGTGCACATGGGAGGCCCGAGGTACGTGCACATCCAAATCGTCGATGGCACGCGATGCCAGACAATTGAGGCGATGGAGACCTACGCTGATACAGGTCGAAATTGA
- the LOC136485625 gene encoding uncharacterized protein isoform X2: MADQLLRMAAARRNAKDQCKEIKDIAYSAGRDLMAQRGNINNSSRVMAKLDALEESIGRARRLVTDCGKNDGNIMEQVWRLFTAEDISKELQQVKEDMLLKWAKANSAFIKDHGMAPNANPAGHRPPQLQQERWTPEEHAPHQQGHHPILPQRQRLYQYAPPSPVANAHQTPHQQGHHPILPQRQRLYQYAPQRPVANAHQRPHQQGHHPILPQRQRLYQYAPQRPVANAHRRPVERAHGRPEVRAHPNRRWHAMPDN; this comes from the exons ATGGCGGATCAGCTTCTCCGTATGGCCGCGGCCCGTCGCAACGCCAAGGATCAGTGCAAAGAAATTAAGGATATAGCGTATAGCGCCGGTAGGGATCTGATGGCCCAGAGGGGGAACATAAACAATAGCTCCCGTGTGATGGCTAAACTGGATGCTCTGGAGGAGTCCATCGGCCGCGCCCGCAGGCTCGTCACGGACTGCGGGAAAAATGATGGAAACATTATGGAGCAAGTGTGGCGTCTCTTCACGGCGGAAGACATATCGAAAGAGCTGCAGCAGGTAAAGGAAGATATGTTGCTGAAATGGGCGAAGGCGAACTCCGCCTTCATCAAGGACCACGGCATGGCGCCCAACGCTAATCCCGCTGGTCACCGTCCGCCCCAACTGCAACAGGAG CGTTGGACACCAGAGGAGCATGCTCCACATCAGCAAGGACATCATCCAATATTGCCTCAACGTCAGAGGCTATATCAGTATGCACCCCCGAGCCCCGTGGCGAATGCACATCAGACTCCACATCAGCAAGGACATCATCCAATATTGCCTCAACGTCAGAGGCTATATCAGTATGCACCCCAGAGGCCCGTGGCGAATGCACATCAGAGGCCACATCAGCAAGGACATCATCCAATATTGCCTCAACGTCAGAGGCTATATCAGTATGCACCCCAGAGGCCCGTGGCGAATGCACATCGGAGGCCCGTGGAGCGTGCACATGGGAGGCCCGAGGTACGTGCACATCCAAATCGTCGATGGCACGCGATGCCAGACAATTGA